The Haloplanus sp. CK5-1 genome contains a region encoding:
- a CDS encoding DUF58 domain-containing protein: MIDPDFLDELDRFGASLDQQTTAIKKGERESPSVGEGLTFSDYRRYSPGDDTRLIDWRLYARTEEYFIKQFEEERNLTVHVLLDASASMDFGEGDHNKFEFGAKLGLGYAYLTAEEHDDFRFSLFTDRVERIDTGKSTRGEVLALVDRLNETTPEGETDFESALEAYAASIRSRSLVVVVTDCIGDLDGLETGVASLARNEVVLVQTLSPAELDPEVGGDTIFEDVESDLTRRTYFGGRLADRYRERVDAFVGDVAERAQKLRVTHALVATDEDFFDAFASVWIGE, encoded by the coding sequence TCCTCGACGAACTCGATCGGTTCGGGGCGTCGCTAGATCAGCAGACGACGGCGATCAAGAAGGGCGAGCGGGAGTCGCCGAGCGTCGGCGAGGGGTTGACGTTCAGCGACTACCGGCGTTACTCACCGGGCGACGACACCCGCCTGATCGACTGGCGGCTCTACGCCCGCACGGAGGAGTACTTCATCAAGCAGTTCGAGGAGGAGCGCAACCTCACGGTCCACGTCCTCCTGGACGCGAGCGCGTCGATGGACTTCGGGGAGGGGGACCACAACAAGTTCGAGTTCGGCGCGAAACTCGGCCTCGGCTACGCCTACCTCACCGCCGAGGAACACGACGACTTCCGGTTTTCGCTGTTCACCGACCGGGTCGAGCGCATCGACACCGGCAAGTCGACGCGTGGCGAGGTGTTGGCGCTGGTCGACCGCCTCAACGAGACGACCCCCGAGGGCGAGACGGACTTCGAGTCGGCGTTGGAAGCGTACGCGGCGTCGATACGGTCGCGGTCGCTGGTCGTCGTGGTCACCGACTGTATCGGTGATCTCGACGGGTTGGAGACGGGTGTGGCGTCGCTCGCCCGCAACGAGGTGGTGCTCGTCCAGACCCTCTCGCCGGCGGAACTCGATCCGGAGGTCGGTGGCGACACGATATTCGAGGACGTGGAGTCGGACCTGACCCGGCGGACGTACTTCGGCGGTAGGCTCGCCGACCGGTACCGCGAGCGGGTCGACGCGTTCGTCGGCGACGTGGCCGAGCGCGCACAGAAGCTCCGGGTGACACACGCGCTCGTGGCGACCGACGAGGACTTCTTCGACGCCTTCGCCTCGGTGTGGATCGGCGAGTGA